From one bacterium genomic stretch:
- the mce gene encoding methylmalonyl-CoA epimerase, producing the protein MIKKINHIGIAVKSIEQSLPFYKDTLKLNYIGQELVKSEGVKVAFFSIGESKIELLEAISDDSPIAKFIKKKGEGVHHVAFDCNQISNFSENHQNLLIEPALRSGAHNCWVSFIHPKYSSGVLIELSEKKDSS; encoded by the coding sequence ATGATAAAAAAAATAAACCACATAGGCATTGCCGTAAAATCTATTGAACAAAGTCTACCTTTTTACAAAGATACTCTAAAACTTAATTATATCGGACAGGAGTTGGTAAAATCAGAGGGTGTGAAGGTTGCTTTTTTTTCGATTGGTGAAAGTAAAATAGAATTGCTAGAAGCTATTTCTGATGATTCACCAATAGCAAAGTTTATTAAAAAAAAGGGTGAAGGTGTTCATCATGTAGCTTTTGACTGTAACCAAATAAGTAACTTTAGCGAAAATCATCAGAATCTACTCATTGAACCAGCACTGAGATCCGGTGCTCACAATTGTTGGGTTTCTTTCATTCACCCAAAATATAGCAGTGGTGTACTGATTGAACTTAGTGAAAAAAAAGATAGCTCTTAA
- a CDS encoding tetratricopeptide repeat protein, producing MPKYYPCEKNNLCGALDKLDVNFLPRESFELECSMCNENVIINPEILKKQTHEKINDDPDTHVAIDVNSVNNLKPSQKNIKSKFIPVVSIISGLLIVVIISFLIIKVVFKSSLSKYKTLSKKQLGQEQIYYNKQKIILDISTEDSVDLKTEASDELKKTTTRSQSRVNQSLQAKRYNHSKQYSDYIKRYSKLPKNIREVYESFKIDQIKGTRELIIQYINTTPEHKYISNIILSELYSYLSYIENKPELNTFAIENLIKLNNSYPETAEWQRSMAFALYCKEDYKKAYQQALLIKDIFQNDPIVQATYAMLVYRLKNKDQGRTLLHRAYLISPKHYLVNHFYSDLLFEAKEYSKAATLYKKMVFSKNVHPEIIKKAIYAYNHENEWAALAKLYQENSNSSDDTVIKLNLAKALSRSGKSTEALRVLNDLNIEKLDNKQRYTYLFEQAYAHYINKNYLQSNRLFLEADKASPNTLINLKYIGNSYFRLGRYYNAIDYYQRAYKLEPNEALQKNIALSYYESKQYENAINEFSILLKDNQNNFIFTFYLAKAYLKLKQDKKALDYAKKALALSEKNSQIKIFIRNLEKQIASNNNLKNSKQDKKKLKE from the coding sequence ATGCCTAAATATTACCCATGTGAAAAAAATAATTTATGTGGTGCTTTGGATAAGCTAGACGTAAACTTCTTACCCAGAGAAAGTTTTGAGTTAGAGTGTTCAATGTGTAATGAAAACGTCATCATTAACCCAGAGATCTTAAAAAAACAAACTCATGAAAAAATCAACGATGATCCTGATACACATGTGGCAATTGATGTAAATTCAGTCAACAACTTAAAACCTTCACAAAAAAATATAAAATCTAAATTTATTCCAGTTGTGAGTATTATTTCTGGTCTTCTCATTGTAGTCATTATTAGTTTTTTGATAATTAAAGTTGTCTTTAAAAGCAGCTTAAGTAAATATAAAACCCTTTCTAAAAAACAACTGGGTCAAGAACAAATTTACTATAATAAGCAAAAAATTATTTTAGATATTTCAACAGAAGACTCTGTTGATTTAAAAACTGAAGCTTCTGATGAGTTAAAAAAAACCACGACCCGAAGTCAATCAAGAGTCAACCAGTCATTACAAGCAAAGCGTTATAACCACTCAAAACAATATTCTGACTATATAAAAAGATACTCTAAATTACCAAAAAATATTCGAGAAGTTTATGAATCATTTAAAATCGATCAAATAAAAGGAACTCGGGAGTTGATTATACAATATATCAATACCACACCTGAACATAAGTACATCAGTAATATAATTTTGTCTGAACTGTACTCTTACTTAAGTTATATTGAAAATAAACCCGAGTTAAATACCTTTGCTATTGAGAATTTAATAAAACTAAACAATTCATATCCAGAAACAGCTGAATGGCAACGCTCTATGGCTTTTGCATTGTATTGCAAAGAAGACTATAAAAAAGCCTATCAACAGGCTTTACTTATTAAAGATATTTTTCAAAATGATCCTATTGTTCAAGCTACTTATGCAATGTTGGTTTATCGCTTAAAAAATAAAGATCAAGGAAGAACTCTTTTACATAGAGCTTATCTTATCTCACCAAAACATTATCTTGTTAATCATTTTTATAGTGATCTCTTGTTTGAGGCAAAAGAATACTCAAAAGCTGCAACACTTTATAAAAAAATGGTCTTTTCAAAAAATGTTCACCCAGAAATTATTAAAAAAGCCATTTATGCTTACAACCATGAAAATGAATGGGCAGCTTTAGCAAAGCTATACCAAGAAAACTCCAACTCATCTGATGATACTGTAATTAAACTTAATTTAGCCAAAGCGCTTTCTAGATCAGGTAAATCCACAGAAGCTTTGAGAGTTTTAAATGACTTAAATATTGAAAAATTAGATAACAAACAACGCTACACCTATCTATTTGAACAAGCTTATGCACATTATATCAATAAAAACTATCTTCAATCCAACAGACTTTTTTTAGAGGCAGATAAAGCTTCTCCTAATACACTGATCAATTTAAAGTATATTGGCAACTCATATTTTAGATTGGGCCGATATTATAATGCAATAGATTATTATCAACGCGCATATAAATTAGAACCTAATGAGGCTTTGCAAAAAAATATCGCGCTGTCATATTATGAAAGCAAGCAATATGAAAATGCCATCAATGAATTTTCTATATTATTGAAAGATAATCAAAATAACTTTATTTTCACCTTTTATCTTGCAAAAGCTTACTTGAAACTCAAACAAGATAAAAAAGCTTTGGATTATGCTAAAAAAGCTCTGGCTTTATCAGAAAAAAATTCACAAATAAAAATCTTCATCAGAAATTTAGAAAAACAAATCGCGTCTAATAATAATTTAAAAAACTCTAAACAAGATAAGAAGAAACTAAAAGAATAA
- the speB gene encoding agmatinase — MQADIKNIEKMQFLFGQESDFSLEDSKYVILPIPMEKTTSYMKGTQFGPHKIVEASTQLEYFDTETKTEPCHSGIFTDWSLGKDPEHFNQAESKDIVKTINQHVSRLLEQNKCVISLGGEHTISVGTVPPFVEKYKDNITLLHIDAHADLKESYEGSQLSHACVMKRLLGQLPIVSVGIRSIDKEEFQLIESSEGLDVMYSEEVHQNPNWIDKVLSQIKTENVYLSFDLDGLDPSVVPGLGTPEPGGLGWFDALNLIRKTCARHTLVGADFNEICPSQIPLYSEITACKLIYKTIAYTQL; from the coding sequence ATGCAAGCCGATATCAAAAATATAGAAAAAATGCAGTTTCTTTTTGGTCAAGAAAGCGATTTTTCTCTTGAAGACTCTAAATACGTTATTTTACCCATTCCAATGGAGAAAACGACTTCATACATGAAAGGGACTCAATTTGGACCTCATAAAATTGTAGAAGCCAGTACTCAACTAGAGTATTTTGATACTGAGACAAAAACAGAGCCTTGTCACTCCGGTATTTTCACAGATTGGTCATTAGGGAAAGACCCTGAGCATTTTAATCAAGCAGAAAGTAAGGATATCGTTAAAACAATCAACCAACATGTTTCTCGGCTTCTAGAGCAAAATAAATGTGTTATCTCATTGGGTGGGGAACATACAATCAGTGTAGGTACAGTGCCCCCTTTTGTTGAAAAATATAAAGATAATATTACCCTATTGCATATTGATGCTCATGCAGATTTAAAAGAAAGTTATGAAGGCAGTCAATTAAGTCATGCTTGTGTAATGAAGCGTTTATTGGGGCAATTACCTATAGTTTCTGTAGGTATTCGGAGCATCGATAAGGAAGAGTTTCAATTAATTGAGTCAAGTGAGGGGCTTGATGTAATGTACTCAGAAGAAGTCCATCAAAACCCAAATTGGATTGACAAAGTTCTTAGTCAAATTAAAACAGAAAATGTCTACCTTAGTTTTGATTTAGATGGTTTGGATCCATCTGTTGTTCCAGGCTTAGGAACTCCTGAACCGGGTGGTTTGGGTTGGTTTGATGCATTAAATTTAATTAGAAAAACATGTGCAAGACACACGCTTGTAGGTGCTGACTTTAATGAGATTTGTCCTAGTCAAATACCTTTATATTCTGAAATTACAGCTTGTAAATTAATTTATAAAACAATTGCATACACACAGTTATAA
- the speA gene encoding biosynthetic arginine decarboxylase: MDGFSIKTAKELYGIDSWGAGYFDIDSKGYLSAMPTKNVKSSIPLTQVLKEAQKKNISTPILLRFPQILHGQVQAINNAFATAIKEYKYKNQYTPAYPIKVNQKKSVVDAIMEAGYSNSINIEVGSKAEAVASFALKLNKKAMTICNGFKDKDYYNIMATGEKLGRNMLAVIEKPFELDGLLQLKKEKKAIPSLGFRIKLDAKGSGMWQKSGGSASKFGLSMSQLLQAIEWLKKHDLIEHLKMFHFHIGSQITDIRKIKQAIREAARVYAKCKKIGLDLEFLNVGGGLGIDYDGSKTSSDASVNYGVQEYANDVVYNVLEICNDEQVSHPQLISESGRFLTAYHAVLLVDVRDQYHERYINPPKFKKQESKIIQDILYIDENMTAKNFREFYHDSLVKKDELQAMFHLGLLSIEDRSKGEWLFWAIAEKAVKYSQNAKYIADEFVELREHLYEKVVCNFSLFQSLPDHWALDQLFPIMPISHLQKKPTQKATLVDITCDSDGEVDKFVDLKDIKSYLDIHQIDDYKDYHLAFLFVGAYQDTMGDMHNLFGEVNELSVTINKDNTMKIDQIYEGEKIKDTIAIFDYFPEKIINNLKNKNLTEKDESDLKKDILNYCNMYTYLMD; the protein is encoded by the coding sequence ATGGATGGATTTTCTATTAAAACTGCAAAAGAACTGTATGGCATAGATTCATGGGGAGCAGGCTACTTTGACATAGACTCAAAAGGCTATTTATCGGCCATGCCAACTAAAAATGTGAAATCAAGTATACCGCTGACGCAAGTTTTAAAGGAAGCCCAGAAAAAAAATATTTCAACGCCCATTTTATTAAGATTTCCTCAAATTTTACATGGTCAAGTTCAAGCCATTAACAATGCTTTTGCAACAGCCATAAAAGAATACAAATATAAAAATCAGTACACTCCCGCTTATCCAATTAAAGTGAATCAAAAAAAGAGCGTTGTGGATGCTATTATGGAAGCCGGTTATAGCAACTCAATCAATATTGAAGTAGGGAGCAAAGCCGAAGCGGTAGCTTCTTTTGCCTTAAAGTTGAATAAGAAAGCGATGACCATATGCAATGGCTTTAAAGATAAAGACTATTACAATATCATGGCGACAGGTGAAAAACTGGGTCGCAATATGTTGGCTGTGATTGAAAAACCGTTTGAACTGGATGGTTTATTGCAACTTAAAAAAGAGAAAAAAGCTATTCCTTCTTTAGGTTTTAGAATTAAGCTTGATGCTAAGGGCTCTGGCATGTGGCAAAAGTCAGGTGGGAGTGCCAGTAAGTTTGGTCTTTCAATGAGTCAGCTTTTGCAAGCTATAGAGTGGCTTAAAAAACATGATTTAATTGAGCATTTAAAAATGTTTCATTTTCATATTGGTTCTCAAATTACAGATATTCGTAAAATCAAACAAGCCATCAGAGAAGCGGCTAGAGTTTATGCAAAATGTAAAAAAATAGGTTTAGACTTGGAGTTTCTCAATGTTGGGGGAGGTCTGGGAATTGATTATGATGGAAGTAAAACTTCTTCAGATGCTTCAGTTAACTATGGCGTACAAGAGTATGCCAATGATGTGGTTTACAATGTTTTAGAGATTTGTAATGACGAACAAGTATCTCATCCACAGTTAATCTCCGAAAGTGGTCGTTTCTTAACAGCGTATCATGCCGTATTGCTGGTTGATGTTAGAGATCAATACCATGAACGTTATATCAACCCACCTAAGTTTAAAAAACAAGAGAGTAAAATTATTCAGGATATCTTGTATATTGATGAAAATATGACCGCAAAAAATTTTCGTGAGTTTTATCATGACAGTTTGGTTAAAAAAGATGAATTACAAGCCATGTTTCATTTAGGTCTGTTATCAATTGAAGATAGATCTAAAGGAGAATGGCTATTTTGGGCGATCGCAGAAAAAGCTGTCAAATACAGTCAAAATGCAAAATACATAGCAGATGAATTTGTTGAGCTTAGAGAGCATTTGTATGAAAAGGTTGTATGTAATTTTTCATTATTTCAATCACTTCCAGATCATTGGGCTTTGGATCAGTTATTTCCAATCATGCCAATTTCACATTTACAAAAAAAACCGACACAAAAAGCAACACTTGTCGATATAACATGCGACTCAGATGGAGAAGTTGATAAATTTGTTGATCTAAAAGATATTAAATCTTACTTAGATATTCATCAAATTGATGACTACAAAGATTATCACTTGGCTTTTCTATTTGTAGGAGCCTACCAAGATACCATGGGTGACATGCATAATTTATTTGGAGAAGTCAATGAGTTATCTGTCACAATCAACAAAGACAATACAATGAAGATCGATCAAATTTATGAAGGTGAAAAAATTAAAGATACCATCGCAATTTTTGATTACTTTCCTGAAAAAATTATCAACAATCTAAAAAACAAAAATTTAACAGAAAAAGATGAAAGTGATCTGAAAAAAGATATTTTAAACTATTGTAATATGTACACCTACCTTATGGATTAA
- a CDS encoding insulinase family protein: MNTYTWKKHADIPYIHIEKHDRPIVDFYIAFNIDQLSLNNKSVLYLMAQMLLRGTLRYDEESFNEKIDAMGASLSVSVGNHSIALEGEVLSKNYFQLIDLCLSALSEPMLSENEFKKLVSKTKSKLKQSSESDASLAKKGFLNLIYADHPYADQAWGTLESLEQVGIHDIKDCYNNFISNLPLTFGFSGAIEDSHIHKTLDLFSNQFDIQSFWNVPEKKISHQYNNQKKLLIVDKPNRSQCHFFIGHPCFNYQHPDYYALKTFMMAFAGGIFQAKYMQEIRVKRGWAYGAYGSLSLHRDLGSLFLYTYPEEKDTVDAMKLSLELLQQAVEGDLLEDKDIDFAKNYMMKSFPFKVDTPQKIMSEMLYHKMLNLDEDRLFKYKKAIHTLSINEIRDAAKKHIHQNQLSISLLATADNLSKKLEENFKGWDITKKNYLTTL, translated from the coding sequence ATGAATACTTATACTTGGAAAAAACATGCGGACATACCTTACATTCATATTGAAAAACATGATCGCCCTATTGTAGATTTTTATATTGCCTTTAATATTGATCAATTAAGTCTTAATAATAAAAGTGTTTTGTATCTGATGGCTCAAATGCTCCTTAGAGGAACCCTTCGCTATGATGAAGAAAGTTTTAATGAAAAGATAGATGCGATGGGTGCTTCTCTTTCTGTGTCTGTTGGTAATCATAGTATAGCTTTAGAGGGAGAAGTCTTAAGTAAAAATTATTTTCAGCTTATAGATTTATGTTTGTCTGCATTATCAGAACCTATGTTGTCAGAAAACGAATTTAAAAAGCTTGTATCAAAAACCAAAAGTAAATTAAAACAATCTTCAGAATCCGATGCATCATTAGCTAAAAAAGGGTTTTTAAACTTAATTTATGCAGATCATCCTTATGCTGACCAAGCATGGGGAACATTAGAAAGCCTGGAACAAGTTGGTATTCATGATATCAAAGACTGTTACAATAACTTCATATCAAATTTACCTTTAACTTTTGGTTTTTCAGGGGCTATAGAAGACAGTCATATTCATAAAACCCTTGATCTATTTTCCAATCAATTTGATATACAATCTTTTTGGAATGTCCCTGAAAAAAAGATTTCTCATCAATACAACAATCAAAAAAAACTACTTATTGTTGATAAACCCAACCGCTCACAATGTCATTTTTTTATTGGTCACCCTTGCTTTAACTATCAACATCCAGATTACTACGCTTTAAAAACATTTATGATGGCTTTTGCTGGAGGTATATTTCAAGCAAAATACATGCAAGAAATCAGAGTTAAACGAGGTTGGGCCTATGGGGCCTATGGATCTTTAAGTTTGCATAGAGATTTAGGATCATTGTTCTTGTATACTTATCCAGAAGAAAAAGACACTGTTGATGCAATGAAACTTTCACTAGAACTTTTACAACAAGCTGTTGAAGGAGATTTATTGGAAGATAAAGATATTGATTTTGCTAAGAACTATATGATGAAATCTTTCCCATTTAAAGTTGATACACCACAAAAGATTATGTCAGAAATGTTATATCATAAAATGCTCAACTTAGATGAGGATAGACTGTTTAAATACAAAAAAGCTATTCATACTTTATCAATCAATGAAATAAGAGACGCCGCTAAGAAGCACATCCACCAGAACCAACTTTCTATTAGCCTTTTAGCTACTGCAGATAACCTGTCTAAAAAGCTTGAAGAGAATTTTAAGGGCTGGGATATTACTAAAAAAAATTACTTAACTACTTTATAA
- a CDS encoding insulinase family protein, with translation MQISQEKNYSYQQLNIHEVDFSNGLKCLFLPDDSVPVFAYHSWFSVGSKDEKEGITGIAHLFEHLMFKETSNYKEGEFDKILEQEGGSINAGTYLDWTYYRQCLPKEAFDISVKLEADRMENVVLNEHQLNSEREVVVNERRFRVDNSPSGTMYEELYKLCFTQHPYHWPIIGWMKDIKSISLQDCMNFYKQYYAPNNACLVFVGDLDKDTIVKKIIQYYGHMQASEIKRNPNIIEPKQTEERYKELSLTIASEKLIWAFKAPSMRHEDYIPLTVLMAILFDGKSSRFDKLLVSEKSLCNDCSGWVDQTMDPGLIHFAFTLQGEKSHKDIEPYIQKQIDTVQNTLVSEQELEKIKNIVEASFWGNFSTADDKAQALGFYQTVFGDFRELFKEMEKLNNVTAQDVMRVAKTYLNKNQKNVLLAKPKTGK, from the coding sequence ATGCAAATAAGCCAAGAAAAAAACTACAGCTATCAACAACTAAATATTCATGAAGTAGACTTTTCCAATGGTCTTAAATGTTTATTTTTACCTGATGATTCAGTACCTGTTTTTGCTTATCACTCATGGTTTTCTGTTGGATCAAAAGATGAAAAAGAAGGCATCACCGGGATTGCACATTTGTTTGAACACTTGATGTTTAAAGAAACCAGCAATTACAAGGAAGGTGAGTTTGATAAAATTTTAGAGCAAGAAGGTGGATCCATCAATGCAGGTACTTATCTAGATTGGACTTACTATAGACAATGTCTTCCTAAAGAAGCTTTTGATATTTCTGTAAAATTAGAAGCAGATCGAATGGAAAATGTTGTTCTCAATGAACATCAATTGAACAGCGAACGAGAAGTTGTCGTCAATGAACGTCGATTTAGGGTTGATAACTCTCCTTCTGGCACCATGTACGAAGAATTATACAAACTATGCTTTACACAGCATCCCTATCATTGGCCTATTATTGGTTGGATGAAAGATATTAAGTCTATATCCCTGCAAGATTGTATGAACTTTTATAAACAATACTATGCGCCTAATAATGCTTGTTTGGTTTTTGTAGGTGATTTGGATAAAGACACAATCGTAAAAAAAATCATTCAGTATTATGGCCACATGCAAGCTTCAGAGATTAAGCGTAATCCAAATATTATTGAGCCAAAACAAACCGAAGAACGTTACAAAGAACTTTCTTTAACCATTGCTTCAGAAAAGCTTATTTGGGCTTTTAAAGCACCTTCTATGCGGCATGAAGACTATATTCCATTAACTGTATTGATGGCTATTTTATTTGATGGCAAAAGTTCTCGTTTTGATAAGCTTCTGGTTTCAGAAAAAAGTTTATGCAATGACTGCTCTGGCTGGGTTGATCAAACCATGGACCCTGGCTTAATTCATTTTGCATTCACTTTACAAGGTGAAAAATCACATAAAGATATAGAACCCTATATTCAAAAACAAATTGATACTGTTCAAAATACTTTAGTATCCGAACAAGAATTAGAAAAAATAAAAAATATTGTTGAAGCCTCGTTTTGGGGTAATTTCTCTACTGCTGATGATAAAGCACAAGCCTTAGGCTTCTATCAAACTGTTTTTGGAGACTTTAGAGAGCTATTTAAAGAAATGGAAAAACTGAATAACGTTACGGCTCAAGATGTGATGCGTGTAGCAAAGACTTATTTGAATAAAAATCAAAAAAATGTACTTTTAGCAAAACCAAAAACAGGAAAATAA
- a CDS encoding OmpA family protein, whose amino-acid sequence MQNKTKQYSILLFFLLFFPFLSSAQEQSPSKPEVSESSYFYRPERGFTFSPSFGAYYEGFEQTFTSNSDRWSNIWAYGFRLGYVFSPAFEVETSFMYSNTRRGVNRQTVYLYGGHALYNFNFFHDQFAPYILAGAGNLSMVNQFAFNYYDFSAYYGLGLRYFLSPKMAVRAEFHAINNFDKSHTGYWSGLLLTVYTNSSSKYKQVKKVDKSTLDSDGDGIMDDKDNCPLQPETINQFEDEDGCPDTLPKHMLDSDGDGIMDDQDQCPLQPETKNDYQDDDGCPDQVPNDLKAFVGRIENIFFEFDSATIRKTSYGHLNQSIKTLQRYPDLFVLIEGHTDSIGSHEYNDKLSLARAKSVKNYLIERGLDAKRLAVKGYGSKKPMANNDTDEGRAQNRRIEFKLLTKPSKTQ is encoded by the coding sequence ATGCAAAATAAAACGAAACAATACTCAATTTTGTTATTTTTTCTGTTATTTTTTCCATTTTTAAGCTCTGCTCAAGAGCAAAGTCCTTCCAAACCAGAAGTATCTGAAAGCTCATATTTTTACAGACCTGAGCGTGGTTTTACGTTTTCGCCCAGCTTTGGCGCCTATTATGAAGGATTTGAACAAACCTTCACATCAAATAGTGATCGATGGTCAAATATTTGGGCTTATGGTTTCAGATTAGGTTATGTATTTAGTCCTGCTTTTGAAGTTGAAACCAGTTTTATGTACAGCAATACTAGAAGAGGCGTCAATAGACAGACTGTTTACTTATATGGTGGGCACGCTTTGTACAACTTCAATTTTTTTCATGATCAATTTGCGCCATATATTCTTGCGGGTGCCGGCAATTTAAGCATGGTGAATCAATTTGCATTCAATTATTATGATTTCTCTGCTTATTATGGCTTAGGCTTACGTTATTTTTTAAGTCCTAAAATGGCGGTTCGTGCAGAATTTCATGCTATCAATAACTTTGATAAATCACATACAGGCTATTGGTCTGGCCTTCTCCTAACCGTTTATACAAACAGTTCTTCAAAATACAAACAGGTTAAAAAAGTAGATAAGTCAACTCTAGACTCTGATGGTGATGGCATCATGGATGACAAAGATAACTGCCCTTTACAACCTGAGACAATCAATCAATTTGAAGATGAAGATGGTTGTCCAGACACTTTGCCAAAACATATGTTGGACTCCGATGGCGATGGTATAATGGATGATCAAGATCAATGCCCTCTTCAACCGGAAACAAAAAATGATTATCAAGATGATGATGGTTGTCCGGATCAAGTTCCTAATGACTTAAAAGCTTTTGTTGGACGCATAGAAAATATCTTCTTTGAGTTTGACTCAGCGACCATTCGTAAAACCAGTTATGGCCACTTGAATCAGTCCATCAAAACCTTGCAACGTTACCCAGATTTATTTGTTCTTATTGAAGGTCATACAGACTCAATAGGTTCACATGAGTACAATGATAAATTGTCTTTGGCTCGCGCCAAGAGTGTTAAAAATTATTTAATTGAGCGTGGTTTAGATGCTAAACGTCTTGCCGTCAAAGGCTATGGATCTAAAAAACCCATGGCTAACAATGATACTGATGAAGGTAGAGCCCAAAACAGACGAATTGAATTTAAACTGCTGACCAAACCCAGTAAAACCCAATAA